In Methanosarcina siciliae T4/M, one genomic interval encodes:
- a CDS encoding D-aminoacyl-tRNA deacylase, which produces MTDINPENVNNSKITIICSAPDLASQNIKTHLLELREWKDLKLPPESGFSAARESADGKFRLVDIEEIHVFQDGLDKKLEAVGLPAKLIIFASKHRSKEEVKSLTVHCTGNPSNEARLGGHPRELAVSSPPAMKSILGEMKRLAEAKGLDYDVTLEVTHHGPTELTVPSLYAEIGSTEGQWEEPVPGEIVARAILAVSLEKVPTAVGFGGGHYAMRQTGLLLETAVSFGHNFPKYQLEFVDEALIRQAVEKSNAEFAYFDRKSMKSADRKRISEILEGLGLKVLKESEIRGKYGREK; this is translated from the coding sequence ATGACAGATATAAATCCAGAAAATGTGAATAATTCAAAAATAACCATCATCTGTTCTGCTCCTGATCTTGCCAGCCAGAACATCAAAACTCATCTTTTGGAACTGAGGGAATGGAAAGATCTCAAACTTCCGCCTGAATCCGGCTTCTCCGCTGCCCGGGAGTCTGCGGACGGGAAGTTCAGGCTTGTAGATATCGAGGAAATCCATGTTTTCCAGGACGGGCTTGATAAAAAACTGGAAGCTGTCGGGCTTCCTGCTAAATTGATTATTTTTGCCTCCAAGCACAGGAGCAAGGAGGAGGTAAAGTCCCTGACCGTGCACTGCACAGGAAATCCCTCGAACGAAGCCAGGCTCGGGGGGCACCCGAGAGAGCTTGCAGTCTCCTCTCCTCCGGCTATGAAATCCATACTGGGGGAGATGAAAAGGCTTGCCGAAGCAAAGGGACTGGACTACGATGTAACTCTGGAAGTAACCCATCATGGGCCAACCGAGCTAACTGTGCCCTCCCTCTATGCCGAAATCGGGAGCACCGAGGGGCAGTGGGAAGAACCGGTTCCAGGGGAAATCGTTGCCCGTGCCATCCTTGCCGTCTCCCTGGAAAAAGTACCGACAGCGGTAGGTTTCGGAGGCGGACACTATGCCATGCGCCAGACCGGGCTTTTACTTGAAACCGCTGTCTCTTTCGGGCATAATTTCCCCAAGTACCAGCTGGAATTCGTGGACGAAGCTCTTATCCGGCAGGCGGTTGAGAAATCAAATGCCGAATTTGCTTACTTTGACCGGAAATCCATGAAAAGTGCGGACCGAAAAAGGATCTCCGAAATTCTGGAGGGACTGGGGCTAAAAGTCTTAAAAGAATCCGAGATCAGGGGAAAGTACGGCAGGGAAAAATAA
- a CDS encoding aldo/keto reductase — MLYRKLGKTGEKVSILGYGCMRLPVLEEAPEKIDEKKATELLRYAIDHGVNYVDAAYSYHGGMGEIFLGKALSDGYREKVHLATKLSCKRVNRKEDMDRFLNEQLEKLRTDCIDFYLLHAVKKSYWEKMKKFGVIEFLEKAREAGKIKYTGFSFHDELEVFKEVVDAYPWDLCQIQFNFLDEDFQAGVEGLKYAAGKGLAVVIMEPLRGGNLASKVPEEAKKVWDRAGIERTPAEWAFRYLWNYPEISVVLSGMSGPEHLEENLRITEKGYPDSLSAEEKNLIREVKEIYKARIKVNCTGCKYCMPCPSGVNIPRNLSYLNDVFMLDDVANARFQYGVLLSPEEKAGNCAECGECEEVCPQNIRIREMLKEVRDYMGE, encoded by the coding sequence ATGCTGTACCGCAAGTTAGGAAAAACAGGCGAAAAGGTCTCTATTCTGGGCTACGGCTGTATGAGGCTCCCAGTACTCGAGGAAGCGCCGGAAAAAATAGATGAAAAGAAAGCAACCGAACTCCTCCGCTATGCCATCGACCACGGGGTAAATTACGTTGACGCTGCCTATTCCTACCACGGCGGGATGGGGGAAATTTTCCTGGGAAAAGCCCTTTCTGACGGTTACCGGGAAAAAGTCCATCTGGCGACAAAGCTCTCCTGCAAGCGCGTAAACCGTAAGGAGGACATGGACCGCTTCTTAAACGAGCAGCTTGAAAAGCTCCGGACGGACTGCATCGACTTCTACCTCCTGCACGCAGTAAAGAAAAGCTACTGGGAGAAAATGAAGAAATTTGGGGTTATAGAGTTCCTGGAAAAAGCTCGGGAAGCCGGGAAGATCAAATACACCGGTTTTTCCTTCCATGACGAACTTGAGGTTTTCAAGGAAGTCGTGGACGCTTATCCCTGGGACCTCTGCCAGATCCAGTTCAATTTCCTGGACGAGGACTTCCAGGCAGGAGTCGAGGGACTTAAATATGCAGCTGGAAAGGGGCTTGCCGTCGTTATCATGGAGCCTCTACGCGGCGGAAATCTTGCTTCAAAAGTTCCGGAAGAGGCTAAAAAGGTCTGGGACCGTGCCGGAATAGAAAGAACTCCTGCAGAATGGGCTTTCCGTTATCTCTGGAACTATCCCGAAATCAGTGTCGTCCTGAGCGGGATGTCGGGACCGGAGCACCTGGAAGAAAACCTGAGAATTACAGAAAAAGGGTATCCCGACTCCCTTTCAGCCGAAGAAAAAAACCTGATCAGAGAAGTTAAGGAGATCTACAAAGCCCGGATCAAAGTCAACTGCACAGGCTGCAAATACTGCATGCCCTGCCCCTCGGGAGTAAATATCCCGCGGAACCTCAGTTACCTTAATGACGTTTTTATGCTTGACGACGTGGCAAATGCCAGGTTCCAGTATGGAGTCCTGCTGTCTCCTGAAGAAAAAGCCGGGAACTGCGCTGAGTGCGGGGAGTGTGAAGAGGTCTGCCCTCAGAATATCAGGATACGGGAAATGTTGAAGGAAGTAAGGGATTATATGGGGGAATGA
- a CDS encoding efflux RND transporter permease subunit, producing the protein MKNIFEKLGVFIQSSRPAIIVTLILFVIISLQGAQLIEMASGTETYVSKDTQLYKNYDQLYKKNFETDSIVVMIQGNEVASEAVMKAADKLEQQMLIVPGVLSVTSPATLINQINYQVSGRSKIPDSDRGVQELINSQPSLFETLLPDKTHMMIVIKIAGSSTDQQKEDILNALYPSLNEAGFPPGYSLIVTGSPALRIDIDNEMTQSMGVLLGISSILMVIVLLLVFRHVRWGLLPLPVVLLGVFFTFGFMGYSGVPMTMVSMAAFPVLIGIGIDYAIQFHNRMEEEIRAGNSSKKALILTTKHTAPAVLIALIMTSLGFVSLFTSTVPMIQEFGILLLIGIVMCYLSALFFGLVTLYSFDWVSKKSPLRRFKQKTAESETENPPPNIPSAKVERAKALENALIKSADFTIRHSKIILVVALLTCFAGLYADRSVPIQTDTNSFIPQDMPSLINYKQMMDLLPGSGDHFNIILRVKDNSDPEILKWIDEFSQHEVTNRRHVNGATSIVDLVKEQNGGTIPETSEEIQAIYDEISDSQKQEYMLGSQLLTIDLDIGQAMENIEITGIKELRDIIQEDIQWMQLPPGVSVVITGQSVAMIDIVVALTSGRSLMTMLGVGLVLMGLIVVYRDPIKALSPIIPMFIVVGWSGLIMAGLNIAYTPMTAVLGALILGVGSEYSILMMERYFEEKDNGLDPVSAINQAVTTTGSALIASGATTVFGFSALIFSPFPILSNFGLVTVIDVCLAIFVTFVVFPPLIVMMDTRREKRRAASLAAVAAAV; encoded by the coding sequence ATAAAAAACATATTCGAAAAATTGGGTGTTTTCATCCAGAGTAGCCGTCCAGCTATAATTGTCACTTTGATCCTTTTTGTCATTATTTCCTTACAGGGAGCACAGCTGATCGAGATGGCTTCCGGGACGGAAACTTATGTTTCTAAAGACACACAACTATACAAAAACTATGATCAACTCTACAAGAAAAACTTTGAGACCGACAGCATTGTAGTGATGATTCAGGGAAATGAGGTTGCATCCGAAGCCGTAATGAAAGCTGCGGATAAGCTGGAGCAGCAGATGCTGATTGTCCCGGGAGTTTTGTCAGTTACAAGTCCTGCAACCCTGATAAATCAAATAAATTACCAAGTCTCCGGAAGGTCGAAGATCCCCGATTCGGACCGGGGGGTTCAGGAGCTGATAAATAGCCAGCCATCCTTGTTCGAAACTCTCCTACCTGACAAGACTCATATGATGATAGTAATAAAGATTGCAGGCAGCTCAACTGATCAGCAGAAAGAAGATATTCTTAATGCCCTTTACCCTTCTCTCAACGAAGCTGGTTTTCCTCCCGGGTATAGCCTCATTGTCACCGGTTCCCCTGCCCTGCGGATTGACATCGACAATGAGATGACCCAGAGTATGGGGGTGTTGCTCGGTATATCCTCCATCCTGATGGTTATCGTGCTTCTTCTGGTCTTCAGGCATGTAAGGTGGGGACTTTTGCCCCTTCCGGTTGTGTTGCTTGGGGTTTTTTTTACTTTCGGGTTTATGGGATATAGTGGTGTGCCCATGACAATGGTTTCCATGGCAGCTTTTCCGGTACTTATCGGGATAGGAATTGACTATGCTATTCAGTTCCATAACAGAATGGAAGAGGAAATCCGGGCTGGAAACAGTTCAAAAAAAGCCCTCATTCTCACCACAAAACACACTGCTCCCGCCGTACTGATTGCTCTTATCATGACATCGCTTGGTTTTGTCTCGCTTTTTACATCCACTGTGCCAATGATACAGGAGTTTGGAATATTACTCCTGATAGGCATCGTCATGTGTTACCTCTCTGCACTCTTTTTCGGACTAGTAACCCTGTATAGTTTTGATTGGGTTTCCAAAAAGAGCCCTCTCAGGCGATTTAAACAGAAAACAGCAGAAAGCGAAACCGAAAATCCTCCCCCAAACATTCCATCGGCAAAAGTTGAGAGAGCCAAAGCCCTTGAAAACGCTCTGATAAAGAGCGCTGACTTTACCATAAGGCATTCAAAGATTATCCTTGTAGTTGCCCTGCTTACATGTTTTGCGGGGCTTTATGCAGACCGGTCAGTTCCCATCCAGACCGACACAAATTCCTTCATTCCACAGGACATGCCTTCCCTTATAAATTATAAGCAAATGATGGACCTGCTTCCGGGGAGTGGAGACCATTTCAACATCATTCTGAGAGTAAAGGATAACAGTGACCCGGAAATTCTGAAGTGGATAGATGAGTTTAGTCAGCATGAGGTCACAAACCGGCGCCACGTAAATGGGGCCACAAGTATTGTAGACCTTGTAAAGGAGCAAAACGGCGGTACAATTCCTGAAACCTCTGAGGAAATACAGGCAATATACGATGAAATCTCTGACAGCCAGAAACAAGAGTATATGTTAGGGAGCCAGTTGCTTACAATTGACCTTGATATAGGACAAGCCATGGAGAATATCGAGATAACAGGCATTAAAGAACTGCGGGATATTATCCAGGAAGATATACAGTGGATGCAGCTGCCTCCTGGTGTTTCCGTCGTTATTACCGGCCAAAGTGTAGCGATGATTGACATAGTCGTCGCCCTTACGAGCGGTAGATCACTTATGACCATGCTCGGTGTAGGGCTTGTTCTGATGGGTTTGATCGTGGTTTACAGGGACCCAATAAAAGCCCTTTCCCCAATAATTCCTATGTTTATTGTGGTGGGCTGGTCCGGACTCATCATGGCAGGGCTGAATATCGCCTATACCCCCATGACCGCAGTGCTAGGGGCTTTGATCCTGGGAGTCGGGTCCGAGTATTCCATCCTGATGATGGAACGTTACTTTGAGGAAAAAGATAACGGTCTCGACCCGGTGAGCGCAATTAACCAGGCAGTAACCACCACCGGTTCAGCTCTGATAGCTTCGGGAGCTACAACGGTCTTCGGGTTTTCGGCTCTTATATTTTCTCCCTTCCCCATTCTGAGCAATTTCGGGCTTGTGACGGTCATTGATGTTTGTCTGGCAATCTTTGTCACCTTCGTGGTCTTCCCACCCCTTATCGTAATGATGGATACTCGCCGGGAGAAGAGAAGGGCGGCAAGTTTGGCAGCAGTTGCAGCAGCAGTTTGA
- a CDS encoding GDYXXLXY domain-containing protein, giving the protein MKQKQIFYLTIVFWLLIFSGFILFKEYTLKTGKEILLKTEPVDPRDLFRGDYVILNYEISILDLEKIPAEDRHFEYNDRVYLALAVEDGYGVPKKIYSTPPDNELYIKGTVKQLIYDWEEDGDGLIAEEPRIKELRVEYGIESYFVPEGRGIEIERQQWGGEEGVDVKVVVDKYGNAVAESLLIDGQELEI; this is encoded by the coding sequence ATGAAACAGAAGCAGATCTTTTATCTCACGATAGTTTTCTGGCTCCTGATCTTTTCGGGTTTCATCCTCTTCAAAGAATATACCCTGAAGACCGGGAAAGAAATTCTGCTTAAAACCGAACCTGTAGATCCGAGAGACCTTTTCAGGGGGGACTACGTGATCCTGAATTACGAGATCAGCATCCTTGATCTGGAAAAGATCCCGGCTGAAGACCGTCATTTTGAGTATAATGACCGGGTATACCTGGCACTGGCAGTGGAAGACGGGTACGGGGTGCCCAAAAAGATCTACAGCACTCCTCCTGATAATGAACTTTATATCAAAGGCACGGTAAAACAGCTGATCTATGACTGGGAAGAAGACGGAGACGGGCTTATAGCTGAAGAACCCCGCATTAAAGAACTCAGGGTCGAATATGGCATTGAGAGCTATTTTGTCCCCGAAGGCAGGGGTATTGAGATAGAACGTCAACAGTGGGGAGGGGAAGAAGGAGTCGATGTAAAGGTTGTTGTTGACAAATATGGAAATGCCGTGGCTGAGAGCTTATTGATTGACGGCCAGGAACTTGAGATTTAA
- a CDS encoding carboxymuconolactone decarboxylase family protein yields MGKNIQEIKEVKGFMPRSVVYAEKINEDFGEGLAGFYEAIWAEREGGLSMKQKHLMVFAIACSNNNIESAVKILERLKKFKATRAEISDAMMVAAWTGGIQNFTDFSVAVLEEMEKLGF; encoded by the coding sequence ATGGGGAAGAATATCCAGGAAATAAAGGAAGTAAAGGGCTTTATGCCCAGGTCTGTTGTTTACGCTGAGAAGATAAATGAGGATTTTGGCGAAGGGCTTGCCGGCTTTTATGAAGCTATCTGGGCTGAGAGGGAAGGCGGGCTTTCCATGAAGCAGAAGCACCTTATGGTCTTTGCTATTGCTTGTTCCAATAACAACATAGAAAGCGCAGTCAAAATCCTTGAAAGGCTTAAGAAATTCAAAGCCACAAGAGCTGAAATTTCAGACGCTATGATGGTTGCTGCCTGGACCGGTGGAATTCAGAATTTCACGGATTTCAGTGTAGCTGTGCTGGAGGAAATGGAGAAACTCGGGTTTTAA
- a CDS encoding MarR family winged helix-turn-helix transcriptional regulator translates to MEDPREICGPIAHIYRSNLAYMGRELEPYGIGSGQFDFLMVLYRRDGISQETLARALKVSKATSTRAIRNLEKEGYVYRQVDEADRRAYKVYLTERGKEMRGVILEKLLFFVDSLLSDFTPEEKETFRQLVQKAALNLFEPGFEPPEKPESAK, encoded by the coding sequence ATGGAAGATCCACGAGAAATCTGCGGTCCTATCGCACATATTTACCGAAGCAACCTGGCATATATGGGAAGGGAGCTTGAACCTTACGGGATCGGGAGCGGACAATTTGATTTTTTAATGGTTTTATACCGGAGGGACGGAATCTCCCAGGAAACCCTTGCAAGGGCCCTGAAGGTAAGCAAAGCCACGAGCACAAGAGCGATTAGGAACCTGGAAAAAGAGGGGTACGTGTACAGACAGGTCGACGAAGCCGACCGCAGGGCTTACAAAGTTTACCTGACCGAAAGGGGAAAGGAAATGAGAGGGGTTATCCTGGAAAAACTGCTGTTTTTTGTAGATTCCCTCCTTTCTGATTTCACCCCGGAAGAAAAAGAAACTTTCAGGCAGCTTGTCCAGAAGGCAGCACTTAACCTCTTCGAACCCGGGTTCGAACCTCCGGAAAAGCCGGAATCAGCGAAATAA
- a CDS encoding DUF3147 family protein — translation MKIDIRDLSLRFIFGGLAVAACYVVLQLVPSKSFAGIFAAFPAVMAAAVIMAGHFGNSEQAADIAFGASAGMLGCTICVFTATFCMEHLGKWGLSLGIALVVWFFSSYAAIMLMQGLLEKRKKQRNSREKAF, via the coding sequence ATGAAAATCGATATTCGAGATCTGAGTTTGAGGTTCATCTTCGGGGGTCTGGCTGTCGCTGCCTGTTATGTAGTACTCCAGCTCGTGCCTTCGAAGTCCTTTGCAGGGATCTTTGCCGCTTTTCCTGCAGTAATGGCCGCAGCTGTGATTATGGCAGGGCACTTTGGAAACTCCGAGCAGGCAGCTGACATTGCTTTTGGAGCCAGTGCAGGGATGCTGGGCTGTACCATCTGCGTGTTCACTGCCACCTTTTGCATGGAGCACCTTGGGAAGTGGGGGTTGTCTCTTGGAATCGCCCTTGTGGTCTGGTTTTTCAGTTCATACGCAGCAATTATGCTGATGCAAGGTCTGCTGGAAAAAAGAAAAAAGCAAAGAAACAGCAGGGAAAAAGCATTTTAA
- a CDS encoding TrmB family transcriptional regulator, protein MSSKLIKNLQKLGFTENEAKIYAVLVCLGQARASEISKAAGVPRAKVYGILRGMEKKGYVRILGGDPILFCCTRPEEMMARIRADFMRSLRETSSGLNALSTEGKMEFSCESIEVRGSA, encoded by the coding sequence ATGAGTTCGAAATTAATTAAAAATCTCCAGAAGCTAGGTTTTACCGAAAATGAAGCAAAGATTTATGCCGTTCTTGTCTGCCTGGGCCAGGCAAGGGCAAGTGAAATTTCCAAAGCCGCCGGGGTTCCGAGGGCCAAGGTTTACGGCATCCTCAGGGGTATGGAGAAGAAAGGTTACGTCCGGATCCTTGGAGGCGATCCAATCCTCTTTTGCTGCACGCGGCCCGAGGAAATGATGGCAAGAATCAGGGCTGATTTCATGCGTTCCCTGAGAGAGACCTCCTCCGGGCTTAATGCTTTAAGTACCGAAGGTAAAATGGAGTTTTCCTGTGAATCAATTGAAGTCAGAGGTTCCGCATGA
- a CDS encoding MarR family winged helix-turn-helix transcriptional regulator has translation MLNDNRIREFRLLMLERTMLFNKLFERDISQKISRARFEELEKLGKQQPTVILIIGMIGEIIPSYLGLCMNLDRSSLSRMIDSMETKGIVKRRIDPGDRRKVLVSLTEKGARYHEILLGIMEEVHASIMDFLDEQDLREYEACLKTEVRIMKKIDSKLGGEE, from the coding sequence ATGTTAAATGACAACAGAATAAGAGAATTCCGGCTACTGATGCTGGAAAGGACAATGCTGTTCAATAAATTGTTTGAAAGAGATATCTCTCAAAAAATATCCAGAGCCAGATTTGAAGAGCTCGAAAAGCTCGGCAAACAACAGCCAACGGTTATTCTGATAATCGGCATGATTGGGGAAATCATTCCTTCATACCTCGGCCTGTGCATGAACCTAGATAGGAGCAGCCTCTCAAGAATGATAGATTCCATGGAAACAAAAGGAATCGTTAAGAGAAGAATCGACCCCGGAGACCGGAGAAAAGTTCTGGTATCCCTAACTGAAAAAGGAGCAAGGTACCATGAGATTCTCCTCGGAATAATGGAAGAAGTTCATGCTTCTATCATGGATTTTCTTGACGAGCAGGATCTCAGAGAGTATGAAGCCTGCCTGAAAACGGAAGTACGGATCATGAAGAAAATCGATTCCAAACTGGGTGGAGAGGAATGA
- a CDS encoding DUF3147 family protein — MFDIDPSSLFLRFLFGGSAVLASTLIARTFGGKLGGIFAAFPAVYLAAVVGLSLEYKGNELLSVTEQLSKGALVGMAADICCALAASCFTLRYGWKKGLAYALSLWALLAPLIYFTWFGF, encoded by the coding sequence ATGTTTGACATCGATCCTTCTTCTTTATTCCTCCGCTTCCTGTTCGGGGGAAGTGCGGTTTTAGCTTCCACTCTGATCGCCCGGACTTTCGGGGGTAAGCTGGGGGGAATCTTTGCTGCCTTTCCGGCAGTGTACCTTGCAGCAGTCGTGGGTCTGAGCCTGGAATATAAAGGAAACGAACTGCTGTCCGTGACCGAGCAGCTTTCGAAAGGAGCACTGGTGGGAATGGCAGCAGACATCTGCTGTGCATTAGCTGCCAGCTGTTTTACTCTCAGGTATGGGTGGAAAAAGGGCCTTGCTTATGCCCTTTCCTTATGGGCGTTGCTCGCTCCGCTTATTTACTTTACATGGTTCGGGTTTTGA
- a CDS encoding MATE family efflux transporter, which translates to MEEKSEFLGKESIKKLLFKLSTPVIIGMIVQALYNVVDTLFVGKAYGAESVQAIGGLSIAFPIQMIIMAFGIVLGTGGSSIISRALGARENEKAERTLGNVFSLSLLLSILIAVPFLLYLDLILEIFGATPGILPYASEYLEYIIAGGLFFVFGVAVQHIVRAEGNARLAMNAMLIGAGINILLDPLFIFSFGMGVKGAAIATVISQAVSSGWLLHYCLKGKGAVHFKAGNLKPNLKIIKEIGAIGLGSFVMQASSSLMMIFVYNALANHGGDVAIAVFGIVIKINSFIFLPLLGMSFGLQPIVGFNYGAKKFERIVEAVKLALIATTSFGLLGLLTIYLFTEQLLVLFSADPEYLAVGKHAVMIMLMGMPLIGLNVVTVTLFQALGQAKPSFLLSLSRQLLFLIPLVLILPKYYGLDGVWAAYPTSDLLSFMLSAFLLFRVYRTFKKHSAHAGTGTGKEMAVSGGFE; encoded by the coding sequence ATGGAAGAAAAAAGTGAATTTCTGGGAAAAGAGAGCATAAAGAAGCTCCTGTTCAAACTTTCAACCCCTGTGATCATAGGGATGATAGTGCAGGCTCTCTATAATGTTGTAGACACCCTTTTTGTGGGGAAGGCATATGGGGCAGAAAGTGTCCAGGCAATAGGAGGGCTTTCAATAGCTTTTCCAATCCAGATGATTATCATGGCTTTTGGAATTGTCCTTGGGACAGGAGGGTCTTCCATTATTTCCCGCGCCCTTGGGGCAAGGGAAAATGAAAAAGCCGAGCGAACTCTGGGAAATGTTTTTTCCCTGAGCTTGCTTCTCAGTATACTCATTGCTGTCCCCTTCCTCCTTTACCTTGATCTGATTCTGGAAATCTTCGGGGCCACGCCCGGAATCCTGCCCTATGCGAGCGAGTACCTTGAATACATAATTGCAGGAGGGCTTTTCTTTGTCTTCGGAGTCGCAGTCCAGCACATCGTCAGAGCCGAAGGGAATGCACGCCTTGCAATGAACGCCATGCTGATAGGAGCAGGCATCAATATTCTCCTTGACCCTCTCTTTATCTTCAGCTTCGGAATGGGAGTAAAAGGAGCGGCAATTGCAACCGTTATCTCCCAGGCTGTGAGTTCCGGCTGGCTGCTGCATTACTGCCTTAAAGGAAAGGGAGCCGTGCACTTTAAAGCCGGAAACCTCAAACCGAACCTGAAAATCATAAAAGAAATAGGAGCTATAGGGCTCGGATCTTTTGTTATGCAGGCTTCGAGCAGCCTTATGATGATCTTTGTGTACAATGCCCTTGCAAACCATGGAGGAGATGTTGCAATTGCTGTTTTTGGGATTGTAATAAAGATCAATTCCTTCATCTTCCTGCCTCTCCTGGGCATGTCCTTTGGGCTGCAGCCGATTGTAGGATTCAACTACGGGGCAAAAAAGTTCGAAAGGATAGTAGAAGCCGTAAAACTTGCTCTTATTGCGACAACGTCCTTCGGGCTCCTTGGCCTGCTTACCATCTATCTCTTTACAGAGCAGCTTCTCGTGCTTTTCAGCGCCGACCCCGAATACCTGGCTGTTGGAAAACATGCTGTAATGATCATGCTGATGGGAATGCCTCTGATAGGCCTGAACGTGGTCACGGTAACCCTTTTCCAGGCTCTCGGACAGGCAAAACCGTCTTTTCTTCTCTCTCTCAGCCGGCAGCTTCTTTTCCTGATCCCGCTTGTGCTTATTTTACCGAAGTATTACGGCCTGGACGGGGTCTGGGCAGCTTACCCGACTTCGGACCTCCTCTCTTTCATGCTCTCAGCATTTCTGCTTTTCAGGGTATACCGGACTTTTAAAAAACATTCAGCCCACGCGGGGACCGGCACGGGGAAAGAAATGGCGGTTTCCGGGGGGTTTGAATGA
- a CDS encoding DUF2157 domain-containing protein, translated as MFDEDLILKWLDEGTIDHAQAEKMKEDLAGYKRERRSKKQIVAFSTIGAVLIGLGAILFVASNWEKIGSMVKVLLLVGTTVGVHYAGYRLKYEQQKYFRLGSALIFLSTLLFGASLFLIAQIYNINANNSTLVLIWILGVFPLIYGYRSAPIAGLCSLLFYLWVSLLYRESPDLDKLISIWDLYLISGISIYFLGVLHGLAEEVKHAETPFKFMGLQAALFALFAHTFKLGEYQPDKIIPFIYAIPGIIFLAVLLPKSLREKLKSFQADLSISIVALLMAGITLTTIYIPASEETYMVLFNIIFLGLLTLLLYAGYSTENIWIINTSMFWFVLIIFARYFDFFWELLPRSLFFMLGGLVLLVISLVLERKRRELKVQFSGGE; from the coding sequence ATGTTCGATGAAGACCTTATCCTGAAATGGCTGGATGAAGGCACCATTGATCACGCTCAGGCAGAAAAGATGAAGGAAGATCTTGCGGGGTATAAAAGGGAGCGCAGGTCAAAAAAACAAATCGTTGCTTTTTCGACCATAGGGGCTGTTTTAATCGGCCTTGGTGCCATTCTGTTTGTGGCTTCCAACTGGGAAAAAATCGGGAGCATGGTCAAGGTTTTGCTGCTTGTCGGAACTACGGTGGGTGTACATTATGCGGGTTATCGTTTAAAATACGAGCAGCAGAAATATTTCCGGCTGGGTTCTGCCCTTATTTTCCTCTCAACCCTGCTCTTTGGAGCCAGCTTGTTTTTAATTGCCCAGATCTACAATATAAACGCCAACAACAGCACCCTTGTCCTGATCTGGATTCTCGGAGTTTTTCCCCTTATCTACGGCTACCGGTCCGCTCCAATTGCCGGACTCTGTTCCCTGCTTTTTTATCTCTGGGTCAGCTTGCTGTACCGGGAGAGTCCGGACCTTGATAAATTGATAAGTATCTGGGACCTCTATCTTATCTCAGGCATTTCCATCTATTTCCTGGGGGTTTTGCATGGACTGGCAGAAGAAGTAAAACATGCCGAAACCCCGTTTAAGTTTATGGGGCTACAGGCTGCACTCTTTGCCTTATTCGCACACACCTTCAAGCTTGGGGAATACCAGCCTGACAAAATCATTCCTTTTATTTACGCCATCCCTGGAATTATCTTCCTGGCAGTCCTGCTCCCAAAATCACTTCGGGAAAAGCTTAAAAGTTTTCAGGCAGATCTGAGTATATCCATAGTTGCATTGTTGATGGCCGGGATCACCCTCACAACAATATACATCCCTGCATCGGAAGAAACTTACATGGTCCTTTTCAACATCATCTTCCTTGGATTATTGACCCTGCTCCTGTATGCCGGGTACAGCACCGAAAATATATGGATCATCAATACCTCGATGTTCTGGTTTGTTCTCATTATTTTTGCGAGATATTTCGACTTCTTCTGGGAACTGCTTCCAAGGTCACTATTTTTCATGCTGGGAGGGCTTGTCTTGCTGGTCATAAGTCTGGTGCTGGAAAGAAAGAGAAGGGAGCTTAAGGTCCAGTTTTCGGGAGGAGAATAA